One genomic window of Magnolia sinica isolate HGM2019 chromosome 3, MsV1, whole genome shotgun sequence includes the following:
- the LOC131241329 gene encoding golgin candidate 4 isoform X3 → MGTGDKSPSRQQRHTTQASSRHIGNHTQKGILPKQDAFSNGSVEATQSDGVQRKMELKLVNLQGGEKEFADILEENRALAAIRADHELEIKQLRAQLEKEHENLANTMLKLQGESKLNESSQKELHMLKMDKDKTSMEMKELRIELNDKVSEMERLQSELNRRELEEETEEPAKSSLKTVIATLEKENANLKREKVDLEAALERSMKHKPNGGNYLDDSHKHSSNLNEAHASENLLGKEDMSQSVLSLTKALKDACRERDKALQELARLKQHLLDKELEESDKMDEDSKIIEELRANSEHQKAQILRLEKSLKQAISSQEEIKRVNSDEIQKLNEIINDLKNKLASCTSIIDSKNIELLNLQTALGQYYAESEAKERLGRDLAVAREETAKLSELLKDANQRMEISKREKEELLAKLSHAERLLLEGKHTVQKVEEDNLKLRRGLEQSMTRLSRMSMDSDYFVDRRIVIKLLVTYFQRNHSKEVLDLMVRMLGFSEEDKKRIGFAQQVAGKGVVRGVLGLPGRLVGGILGGGSSDVSAAHGPSENQSFADLWVDFLLKETEERERRVTAEAGGAPERTPEQWTSNPSSGSSYLRVSSPANQIPSPLSMRGNQLSEQLDTEFSTVPLTSSASLLPENSSRASRLLPRY, encoded by the exons ATG GGTACTGGTGACAAATCGCCTAGCCGGCAGCAAAGGCATACTACTCAAGCAAGCAGTCGCCATATTGGAAACCACACACAAAAGGGCATTCTTCCCAAACAAGATGCGTTCAGCAATGGTAGTGTGGAGGCTACTCAGTCCGATGGAGTTCAAAGAAAGATGGAGCTGAAACTTGTGAATTTGCAAGGGGGTGAGAAG GAGTTTGCAGATATTCTAGAGGAGAACAGAGCTTTGGCAGCAATTCGGGCTGATCATGAGTTGGAGATAAAACAACTAAGGGCACAACTTGAAAAGGAACATGAGAATTTAGCGAACACAATGCTAAAGTTACAAG GGGAAAGCAAGTTGAATGAATCGTCTCAAAAGGAGCTCCATATGTTAAAGATGGATAAGGACAAA ACATCTATGGAGATGAAGGAACTACGCATCGAACTGAATGATAAAGTATCAGAGATGGAACGACTGCAATCTGAGTTGAACAGAAGAGAATtggaagaagaaacagaggaaCCTGCTAAGAGTAGTTTGAAAACTGTTATTGCGACCTTAGAGAAGGAGAATGCCAATCTTAAG AGAGAGAAAGTTGATCTTGAGGCTGCTTTGGAACGGTCTATGAAGCACAAACCAAATGGTGGAAATTATTTAGATGATTCACATAAGCATTCAAGTAATTTAAATgag GCACATGCATCTGAAAATTTGCTTGGGAAAGAAGACATGTCACAGTCAGTGCTATCATTGACAAAAGCTTTGAAGGATGCCTGCCGAGAAAGGGACAAGGCATTGCAGGAATTGGCCCGACTCAAGCAGCACCTGTTGGATAAG GAACTTGAAGAATCAGATAAGATGGATGAGGACAGCAAAATCATTGAGGAACTTCGAGCAAATTCTGAACATCAAAAGGCTCAGATATTACGTTTGGAGAAATCTCTGAAGCAGGCAATATCAAGTCAGGAGGAGATTAAGAGGGTCAACAGTGATGAAATTCAGAAGTTGAATGAAATAATCAATGACCTAAAGAACAAACTTGCAAGCTGTACTAGCATAATTGATTCGAAAAATATCGAACTGTTGAATCTTCAGACTGCTCTAGGCCAGTATTATGCTGAAAGTGAAGCAAAG GAACGCCTGGGAAGAGATTTGGCTGTGGCAAGAGAAGAAACAGCTAAACTTTCTGAGCTATTAAAG GATGCAAACCAAAGGATGGAGATATCAAAGCGGGAAAAAGAAGAATTATTGGCTAAGCTTTCGCATGCTGAAAGGTTGTTATTAGAGGGAAAACATACAGTACAAAAGGTCGAGGAAGACAATTTAAAACTGCGTCGTGGCCTGGAGCAGAGCATGACAAGACTTAGTAGGATGTCAATGGATTCTGATTACTTTGTTGACAG GCGGATCGTGATCAAACTACTGGTGACCTATTTTCAGAGAAATCACAGCAAAGAG GTTCTGGATCTGATGGTCCGCATGCTGGGTTTCTCTGAGGAAGACAAGAAAAGAATAGGCTTTGCTCAGCAAGTTGCAGGCAAAGGTGTTGTTCGTGGTGTCTTGGGTCTACCTGGACGCCTTGTTGGTGGCATCCTTGGAGGAGGCTCATCCGATGTGTCAGCAGCTCATGGGCCATCTGAAAACCAG TCATTTGCAGACCTGTGGGTTGATTTCCTTCTCAAAGAAactgaagaaagagagagaagggtaaCCGCCGAAGCAGGTGGGGCACCAGAGAGAACTCCCGAGCAGTGGACAAGCAATCCTAGTTCTGGCTCCAGTTACCTAAGAGTAAGTTCTCCCGCAAACCAGATTCCTAGCCCCCTGTCCATGAGAGGGAATCAGCTCTCCGAACAGTTGGATACTGAGTTCTCAACAGTTCCTCTTACATCGTCAGCTTCTCTGTTGCCAGAAAACAGTTCAAGAGCCTCCAGACTGCTTCCCAGATACTAA